Part of the Chloroflexota bacterium genome is shown below.
CTATGGCCACTCCGCTGCGCTGAAGGCTTCCCATCAACCTCAGCTCACCTACAAGTACACTTCCTGTTATATGAAATCTTGGACAAAGGAGTGCTTACAGTGCAAACGATTATTCGTGTCGATATGGACAATCTTGCGGTGAGACAAGAGCCGCTGTCGGAAGGTTACCAGGCGTTCGGTGGCCGAGGATTGATAGCGCAGGTATTGCTCGATGAGGTGAATCCTGCCTGCGATCCTCTAGGTGCAAGCAATAAGTTAATCGTTGCTCCCGGTTTGCTTGGTGGCACACCCGTTTCCAGCGGTTGTATTTTTC
Proteins encoded:
- a CDS encoding aldehyde ferredoxin oxidoreductase, translating into MQTIIRVDMDNLAVRQEPLSEGYQAFGGRGLIAQVLLDEVNPACDPLGASNKLIVAPGLLGGTPVSSGCIF